Part of the Ziziphus jujuba cultivar Dongzao chromosome 8, ASM3175591v1 genome is shown below.
TTTGCTAGGCGCTGTAGAACTCCTCTTGGCTGAATCATTTGAAGCAAATGGATTTTGGGGCATCACCAGATCCTTGTCTCCTTCAAACATTCGCACAACTTTGTTCATTGATGGACGATCTACTGGGTACCACTGGATGCACCAAAGTCCCACTATACTAAGTTTCTTTATCATCTTGGACTGTCTCTCATCTACATTTTCCATTTCAAGGTCTTCTTCTCTATTCAAACGATTATAAACCCATTCAGGAAAGTATCCTTGGCTTGAGTTCTCATCATTTACATCCATATTCTTCCTTCcaccgacaatttcaagcaatAACATTCCAAAACTATAAACATCTGATTTGTATGACACATGTCTAAAGTTTCTAGAAAAGACTTCAGGTGCAATATAACCTATGGTCCCTCTAGCTGCAGTCATAGAAATAGAACTTTGTTCTTTAGGGTACAACTTTGCCATACCAAAATCAGACATTTTAGGATTGAAGTTTTTGTCTAACAAGACATTATGGGGTTTGATATCAAGATGGATGATTCGTTGATCGCAACCTTGATGAAGGTAATCAATGCCCTTGGCTATGCCTAAAGCTATGTCGTAAAGCTTCTCCCAACCAAGATTTCGGCTCTGTCTTTGGCCATCTGCAGAGAATATGTACTTGTCTAGTGATCCATTTTGTAGGAACTCATAAACCAGAGCTCGTCTAACTCCATCAGCACAGAAGCCAACCAACCGAGCCACATTCACATGGTGGATTCTCCCCATTGATCGCACTTCATTTATAAACTCGTCTCCATTTCCCTTGAAATTGTTGAGGAGCTTGACAGCTACTGTCACTTCATTAGAAAGCTTTCCTTTGAATACAATTCCATAACCTCCTTGGCCTATTCTATCTTTGAACTGATTTGTTATTCTCTTAAGATCAGCATAAGTGTATCTTGTGGGCTTTAGAGCCTTGTAGTCCTCCAAGAACTTCTTAATCttcatctgattttctttttctgttttattggAGTGATGGAACCAATAGATTCCAATACTGATTAGTACAAGGAGGAAGGAACCTAAGATTGGACCTgcatacaaaagaaaaatattcccCATCAAAAATGATccttaagaaaacaaaaaaatgaaaatttagttCAAGCATACAACTTTTACCTGTAATCACCAGCTTTCTTGATTCTGTACCTGTCAAAGACAAAATAAATCATAGGTTTCAAGCTACTGGTGAAAGAATATAAGTAGAAAGTTGAAAAATGACTTAGAATCTAGAAAGAGCTATATAGAAAGTGAAAGTTTACCTTTATCTTTGTTGGGAATGTAGAAACATCGTGTTTGACTTTCTGTGCCGTTTCCGTCCAATCTACATTCCAAGCCTTTTGCTGCACACTTGTTGCACATTGGGTTGGACCAACTTAGATAAAAATCATGTTTCATGGATTCTATTATATCTCTAGGAATTGGTGCTGTGTCATACATCTTCCTGCAAGGAGGAGGAGGCAATAACCCCAATAGTGTAGTATATCTATCTGAATATGCTTGGACTTGGTAGCCATGGGTGCTCAAGCAAGGGAAAATTGAACTATTGTACCCCTGCTTACCTGAAGAACAATTaaagaaggagaaggagtcCAGTGAGTTTCTGGATTCATCAACAACCACAAACTGGAAAGGAGATGCAGAAATATTGAGGCGTTGAAGCTGTTTTGGGAGGCAACTATGTGGGTCATATACTTGAATCTGCTGTGTTGTGTAGTTGATATGCTTTACAAAAAGCTTCACTGAACTTGGGAGCTCCAACACCGTGTGCTTCTTCTTGGTGGTGGTGCAGGAAAGTTCAAAGCCGGTATAGCCACAGTGCGGTGGTTGCCGATTTCTTAGCCAAAATGGGAATTTAATGGCTGGTCCATTGTGTTTGCATCTTGTTGGCTTGCACTCATCTGCGTCTGTTCCTTTCCCTGCAGTATTTACAGTGACCAAGAGAAACAGAGAGAGGAAAACCAGGGCGTGCATCTTAGTCTCCATTGATACCCAGCAAATTTTAAGATCCTAAGATGGTGCTCTGAACTTTGACCAGTTTGTGGGTCATCTTGCTCAAATATCAAAGATGCGTacaactttttaattttctttctctcaTAGAGTTTTAATTATCTGTTCATCACCAAAAATGTGAACTCTGAATTTTCCTGGAAGGTGGATTTTAATGTGTTAATTCAAGAGCTTTAATGAGTCCACGAGCACCACCAAAGTATGAGCAGTAATAAGATGTCGGCAATCAAAATCATTAGCTTAATTTAGTTAGCTCTCTATCTTCAATTCCGTGATCATCCAATAGACACTATACATGCATACCCCACCAacgttaatgaaaaatattggGATTGAAAGCTTAAACAAATTCAATCTGATTGGGAATCTTCGACAACTGGATGAAAAAaacacaatatttaaaaaatgtaagtggaaaaaaatacaatacaattGCACTTTCATGGAAGAAGCTTGTCGATGTACGTTATCTAGAATAAAGTTCCATGGTTGGCTGTGGTTGTCTACTGCTGTACGTTGACAACCGATTGACTAATTTAGATACAGAAAGTGATTGGAAAGttccttttctcatattttgaAATCTATGAAGAACAAGCTTGAttgctttttatcttttattattttatataggaGATAACCCAATAAATAGCATTAAGTAGAGTCAAATATTTATACAATTAAGAATCTATTTCAATAGTTTTTGCTAATTCAAGATGTTTTTGATGCTTTAATtccaatttttgtgttttttactGGGAAAAATGAATGGGCCACAAACAATGAAAAACACAAcaaaaactttaaataaaataggagTGGCCCCTAGCCAGTCCAAGAAAACCCCTCTGGTGTCAAATTGTTGTCTCTTTACGATTGTCCGGGACTTGGACTACAATTCGGTCGGATATCTCTTGGACCGGAAAAAGTATCTTACTACATGGCCCGTCCATTCAAACTAACTTCCAGGCCAGTCCAACTATGAAAGTCTGGCCCATCATATTCTGTAAGAGGCCCAGCgttacaattttcttttcttttcatttttgtaattttcaagtATTCCCATGTAAataccaaaattcaaatattgttttttgtttgtcttTATAAATACCTCCTCAACTAAATACTCGATTCTCGAACAACATACATAGTCCATATTCCCTTCTTTGAATTCTTTATTCCTATTCGGAAAATCAATGACTTATTCTAGAGTAAATTAAACCaactaaataattattatatgtgatacttttttgaaattttaacttTGAATGTAAACTTTAACGTTTTAGAAACATGATTTAGCATAttaattgtataaattaatttggcTTGAACGAACTGGccttgaattttataaaatatttatgctcATGGTATAAGAgtttctattaatttttgttctatttttcttaTACAACAAGAAGATGCATTCTTCAACAGATAATTCAATTCAAAATACACAACTACATGATTTTAAATCTAATATACTCTAGTTCATTACTTGATATTAATTCCTCACTATTTTGCTAGCTTTGACATGTTGGTTAGCTGAATTCTGCCTTACCCCTATTATTAgagttaatttaatttaatgttcTTATATAATGTAGATAATATATTGTCAAGAAGGCAATCAAATTTATTACTGCTATAAAAGTTAAACATTGTCATGAATAATACAtgcatattttgttttaatcgAACTCAGAAATAACATCCATTATAGAGTGCATGGGGTTTGATATCAAGATGGATATTAGTGGATATCACCCTTGATGAAGATAATAATCAATGCCCTTGGCAATGCCTAGACCTATATCATGAAGCTTCTCCCAACCAAGACTATGGTTCTGTGCATGTCGCCGTCTGAAGAGAACATATATTTCTCTAGTGATCCATTTGGTAAGAACTCATAAACCAGAGCTTTTCTTACTCCATCAGAACAGAAGCCACATTAACATGGTGGATTGTCCCTATTGATCCTGCTTCATTGATAAACTAGTCTCCATTTTCCTTGAAATTATTGAGAAGTTTAATCGCTTTAATAACCTCATCGGAAAGCATTGCTTTGAAGACAGAACCATAACCTCCTTGGCCTTTATTATCCTTAAACTATCTCTCAATATCAGCGTAACAGTACCTTGTAGGCTTTAGAGCTCGGTAATCCTGAAAGAACTTTCTCAATCCcgatttgattttcattttctgttttattGGAGTAATGGAACCAGTACATCACAATTCCAATAATTTTTACAATGATGTAGGAACcagagataaaaataaaatcatatgctacattacaaaaatgaaattgaataagaATGTTGTGCTACAATCAAACACAACtacatttttgaataaatatatgtattattcaTTTTCCCTAGTGAATATGTTTGTGTTTGGTATATGAGAAAGTACAAACTTTTGTGGCCCGAACATTGTAATACACATGAACTAATATATGGTTCTTTTGGTACTCTTTTTTCTTGGGCAAAGTTCAAGCCTCGAGCCGTTGTAGTAATGGCACTTTTCTTTCCCTTGACATCTCCAATTGGGATTGCAACTGGAGTAGGAATTTCCAATGTTTGCAATGATGATAGGCCAAATACTATGATTGTAGAAGGTGTTTTTAACTGCAGCCTGTCTGAATTTTGATTCATATGTCTCTTGTTGATCTACTTGcggctaattttattttataaatttaaagatgCAAAACAATTCAAGCCTTCATGTTGGTGCAAATGTTGTTCTGCTTTCTTGGTGCTTGGCTGCATCTGTTTTGGCTGAGTGGgcttaatttctttttgtattttttttgattGGGAGCTCTTTGTGGTTCCTAAATTTTGGACTAATTGAGAGATTTTAATCTATAAATTTGATTGAAAAGGTTTGGGTGCCAGAAAATGTTCACATGatggtttgtatatatatatatatatatatatatattttttttttttttttttgctgtccCCTATGCCCACCCCATCCCATGACTCTAACCCAACACGTCTTGGCTTGGATAGCAGCGCTCAACCAATTGAGTTAGGCTGCTTCGTCTATATGTATTTTaatcttggattaattaatcCACAACCTTTAAAAAAACATGATTTTCTGAATCTAAACATAGCTAAGTATTTGATTATgtgtgataaaaaaaatgtactttttggtttttaaatttaaaaaaaaataatttaaaatcccTTTCTCAAAACAGGGCGCTTAGAAGGAAAATAGGTAAATGTAAAATTTGGAAATTGTAGCTCGCCCTTTCTTGAATATAAAATTGGGAAAGTGAAggcaaaaagttaaaaacaaaaggaaatacTTTGCCTTAAAATAAACAAGCTGGTTTACACTGCATGTGAGAAAATTTTATCAAAGACAAAACCAGAAATTAACCAAAACAAAGTGATAGTGATTCGCTAGAAACTCaggggaagaaaaaagaaaaaaaaaaaaaaaaaaaaaaaaaggaagaagaagaagaagaagagagcaagaaaggaacaaaaagaaatggGGATGGTAAGAATACTGCAAAAGACCAGCgttttaaaggaaagaagatgTTTGAAATCATGTGGAGCTGATGCTACGTAAAAAGATTGTGAAGTAAgtttgataaatataaggtaGTTAATACAACTTTCATGACCAAtccataagatttttttttttttttttttgttttcttatcctGTCATGACCCATGAGTTATGTAAaatgtttatataataattaaatccattttattattcatttaacaaTTTCATTCCAAGTTAGTTCATgcatttctgttttttttttttttttggtcatataGGTCATGCATTTCAGACATGATGCATACGGcaaaaaacatttatttattcattttttgctTTGAAACAGATATAAAGAACTCCCATTAATGGAATGTCTACCGAATTAATCGAAAGAGAGAGATATTTTAATTGGCGGCCCATAACAATAGAAGACATCCAGCCGACAAACATGCTCGGCCATGTAGTTTGAGCTTGAGGCTTAGTGTTCCTTTTATTGGGCTTGAACCTTTATAAAGAACCCAATTTCCATCATCTATGGGATGTCGATATCACACATCGTTTACAAAGCATTTGCCCAGATTATGATACGTACTTGCATAGCCACCAAGAACTTGGATCAAGGCCCAATTTGAATCGAAGGAGCTCTTAGCCTTTTGTCCCGTATGAGATTGAAAAGTTTAAACAGAGGCAGGCTGGTCCATGCTGAATTCATTTGGAATGAACCTCACTCCAAAGGGATCAAGGTCAAGCTCAAAGATCAGAGAGAGGCTGTTAATGGTAGAGCAGTACCTGAACAATCTTATATTGTAGAGTATGTTCAGCAAGAACATATGTGTGAGTCTTGTTCAAGGGTACTACAAACCAACACGTAACAGTATGCAGCAGCAGTTGTGTAACTCCGCCAGCATGTTCCTCACAGACgcacattttccttttttttcttgtaatcGGGAGCAGCTCATTTTAGAGCACGGCGCTGCTGCCACTGCCATAAAAATTGAGCATATGGAACAGGGAATCTACTTCTTCTTCTCGAACTGCGGTCGGGCTGTTAAGTTTGTGGATTTCATTGGTGAAGTTGCTCCAGCAAAGAGTCGAAATGACAAACAACTTGTATGCCATGATCCGAAATATAATTACTATAATTATAAGTGTACTTTCTCTGTGGAGATAAGTCCTGTATGTCATGAAGATTTGATCTGTCTACCTCCCAATATCGCAAAGAGTCTTGGAAATCTTGGACCACCTGTGATTTGCACTAAAGTGACCAAAGGCATTGCGTTACTCGACCCTATTACCTCGTGGCAGTGTTGCTTGGATGCTGATCATTATTGGAGACACCCTTCAAGTCTGTCCTTATAAGCAGGCAGCTAGTGGAAAATGTTGTCCTAGATGTGGACATTATATTTTTGGCACCAGTCAATGAGGGTGGTGGATCAAAATATACTTTAGCTTATGTGCAGGTTGCTCGTGTTTCAGATTTTGGAAAGAATGATACAATTTTTAACATTACAACATATCTAGGGAGTTTTTTAAACCCTGGGGATTATGCTCTTGGTTATGACCTGTACGGGGTTAATGGTAATGATATTGAATTGGACAAGTACAAGGGTCTAGACCTTCCTGATGCCATTTTGATTAAGAAGATATCCTTTTACAATAACAGAGAGTACCAGCAGCCATTAGAAATAGCATCAATTAGTACTGAAGTGAATGTGGAACTCGAAGAGTCGTTTGATGAGCTTGATATAGCATGAGAGGACGATTGAAAACCAATAGTTTGTCCTAGTCATGAGAGATTTTGTTTATGtttggtattatattatattatagtggaAACATGCATCTTTGCACTATATTACACTAGTTTTCTTTTggatttcatttaattttgtgtgAGATTTAGTTGTTACATGGAGACCCCGTTTCATTATCTTTCTTTAGTGTGCTTATATTAAATGCATCCAAATTCTATGAGATAAAATGTAAAATCCATTTCATTGTCTGGTACCTGGCCTCTTTCATTGATTTTTGACTTAGAAAGGTTCAATTACTTTGATTAAAGGTTTTTACGTTCTGTTTTTCAGGGGATTTGTGAAATTTGGTTAGACATGTTTGTTTTTAGATctaatttttgtgaaatttgatTAAGTTTATGTTGGAAACAACAAAATAAGAGGCATTATTTTGTAATTACTTCAACTGAAGAATTAAAGATACCAAACCAGAAGAATTTTAAAGGATATACAAACAACTCATCAGGAAACCATGAGAAAGAAGAAACTGAATTataggcccaaaaaaaaaaaaaaaaaaaaaaaaaaaaaactgaattaGAATATATACAGTGCTAAGAAATGATACAAACACTgtatgtctttttttttggtgaataaattaCACTCTATTATCTTCTTGATATATGTAGAGTATAGGTTGTGTAAATGCATTAATAtgtgcataataaattattctTGATGTTTATCGAAGAAAAATGATTCTTCAAAAccattttcatggaaatttaagattttaaatgtaaataagtaatacgtttttagttttctttgattttaattttaaaaccaaaaatttaatcacctaatttataaataattatttatatggcCTAAGAGTAAGACGATAGTCCataagtattaaaatatatacttgaatatttaaatgttttattattctAAAAAGTATTTAAGACATAATTGTAATTTTAGTTTGAAAACCAATACTTTCCCCGTCTTCATAGGCACAAATATCACAGCCATGGAAGCCGTTGGAGGAGGTGCGAGAAATATGGGGTCGTCGGCTCCATTGAAGCCCCACTCGAAGTTCACGGTGTACGAGAACCCTGCATTCTCTGCTGCTCTTACTGCCAATAGTCTTCAGCCTTCCAAATCCACTCTCGTCTGCATCTTTTCCTTCTCCTCCGCCTCAGCTTTGGCTCTCCTCGCCATCTTCTCCGGGTACAaattttactctctctctctctgccccACCTACATTTCAAATGTCAGGGTTTCTCATACTGTTTCTTTATTGCCGCTGTGTATTGAATCTTCCTAAGTATCTTTCTTCTGAAatagctttctttttttctttttttcttttttcctgcaCACAAGGCTGTGAGTTAGGGTTTTGCGAGGGTTTAAGCGAAGATATTACTATTTTGCgcaataattttgatttttgttcgtTGTTTACCAATTTGAGTCATACATGCTCATACTCATTGTTTGGCCATGAAAATTAATATCTGACTAATCGCTCCTTAAAGTTTAGAACTAGGTTGAGtttcggattttttttttttttctctatttttaaaaGGATCTTATTGTCCATTCTTCTTTGTCCTTTGCCTATCTAACTAGGATTTCAAACTGAAATTGTATGCTTATAGACCTTGGTTGGTGTCAATTCCTTTAGTGCTGAATTCTATGTTGCtaacatgaatttttttatttgttttggccTTGACTTGCTGAAGGGAACATGGGTTCATCGACAATTTGAAGCTTAAAACTGATTCCAAGGAGACAGCGTGTAAGTTATCTTAAATCGAATTGCAGCGGTGTTTCTTTATTTGACCTTGCAATGTTAAACTTACCACTCTGATATATAGTTCTTATTGAAAATTGTTCCTTTGTCCTCCAGATTTATTTGTCAAAGCAATGCAGGGTTTCTTGGGCATAGTG
Proteins encoded:
- the LOC107414776 gene encoding rust resistance kinase Lr10 isoform X3 yields the protein MYDTAPIPRDIIESMKHDFYLSWSNPMCNKCAAKGLECRLDGNGTESQTRCFYIPNKDKGTESRKLVITGPILGSFLLVLISIGIYWFHHSNKTEKENQMKIKKFLEDYKALKPTRYTYADLKRITNQFKDRIGQGGYGIVFKGKLSNEVTVAVKLLNNFKGNGDEFINEVRSMGRIHHVNVARLVGFCADGVRRALVYEFLQNGSLDKYIFSADGQRQSRNLGWEKLYDIALGIAKGIDYLHQGCDQRIIHLDIKPHNVLLDKNFNPKMSDFGMAKLYPKEQSSISMTAARGTIGYIAPEVFSRNFRHVSYKSDVYSFGMLLLEIVGGRKNMDVNDENSSQGYFPEWVYNRLNREEDLEMENVDERQSKMIKKLSIVGLWCIQWYPVDRPSMNKVVRMFEGDKDLVMPQNPFASNDSAKRSSTAPSKVRHSSLDIISESD
- the LOC107414776 gene encoding rust resistance kinase Lr10 isoform X1, producing the protein METKMHALVFLSLFLLVTVNTAGKGTDADECKPTRCKHNGPAIKFPFWLRNRQPPHCGYTGFELSCTTTKKKHTVLELPSSVKLFVKHINYTTQQIQVYDPHSCLPKQLQRLNISASPFQFVVVDESRNSLDSFSFFNCSSGKQGYNSSIFPCLSTHGYQVQAYSDRYTTLLGLLPPPPCRKMYDTAPIPRDIIESMKHDFYLSWSNPMCNKCAAKGLECRLDGNGTESQTRCFYIPNKDKGTESRKLVITGPILGSFLLVLISIGIYWFHHSNKTEKENQMKIKKFLEDYKALKPTRYTYADLKRITNQFKDRIGQGGYGIVFKGKLSNEVTVAVKLLNNFKGNGDEFINEVRSMGRIHHVNVARLVGFCADGVRRALVYEFLQNGSLDKYIFSADGQRQSRNLGWEKLYDIALGIAKGIDYLHQGCDQRIIHLDIKPHNVLLDKNFNPKMSDFGMAKLYPKEQSSISMTAARGTIGYIAPEVFSRNFRHVSYKSDVYSFGMLLLEIVGGRKNMDVNDENSSQGYFPEWVYNRLNREEDLEMENVDERQSKMIKKLSIVGLWCIQWYPVDRPSMNKVVRMFEGDKDLVMPQNPFASNDSAKRSSTAPSKVRHSSLDIISESD
- the LOC107414776 gene encoding rust resistance kinase Lr10 isoform X2 gives rise to the protein METKMHALVFLSLFLLVTVNTAGKGTDADECKPTRCKHNGPAIKFPFWLRNRQPPHCGYTGFELSCTTTKKKHTVLELPSSVKLFVKHINYTTQQIQVYDPHSCLPKQLQRLNISASPFQFVVVDESRNSLDSFSFFNCSSGKQGYNSSIFPCLSTHGYQVQAYSDRYTTLLGLLPPPPCRKMYDTAPIPRDIIESMKHDFYLSWSNPMCNKCAAKGLECRLDGNGTESQTRCFYIPNKDKESRKLVITGPILGSFLLVLISIGIYWFHHSNKTEKENQMKIKKFLEDYKALKPTRYTYADLKRITNQFKDRIGQGGYGIVFKGKLSNEVTVAVKLLNNFKGNGDEFINEVRSMGRIHHVNVARLVGFCADGVRRALVYEFLQNGSLDKYIFSADGQRQSRNLGWEKLYDIALGIAKGIDYLHQGCDQRIIHLDIKPHNVLLDKNFNPKMSDFGMAKLYPKEQSSISMTAARGTIGYIAPEVFSRNFRHVSYKSDVYSFGMLLLEIVGGRKNMDVNDENSSQGYFPEWVYNRLNREEDLEMENVDERQSKMIKKLSIVGLWCIQWYPVDRPSMNKVVRMFEGDKDLVMPQNPFASNDSAKRSSTAPSKVRHSSLDIISESD